A section of the Sceloporus undulatus isolate JIND9_A2432 ecotype Alabama chromosome 3, SceUnd_v1.1, whole genome shotgun sequence genome encodes:
- the NCK2 gene encoding cytoplasmic protein NCK2 — translation MTEEVIVIAKWDYTAQQDQELDIKKNERLWLLDDSKTWWRVRNAANKTGYVPSNYVERKNSLKKGSLVKNLKDTLGLGKTKRKTSARDASPTPSTDAEYPSNGSSADRIYDLNIPAYVKFAYVAEREDELSLVKGSRVIVMEKCSDGWWRGSYNGQIGWFPSNYVVEEVEEATADSPSFLSLRKGASMSNGQAMKVLHVVQTLYPFSSVTEEELNFEKGETMEVIEKPENDPEWWKCKNARGQIGLVPKNYVVILSDGPTMNASHPPQISYTGPSSTGRFAGREWYYGNVTRHQAECALNERGVEGDFLVRDSESSPSDFSVSLKASGKNKHFKVQLVDSVYCIGQRRFNTMDELVEHYKKAPIFTSEHGEKLYLIKALQ, via the exons ATGACAGAAGAAGTTATTGTTATAGCAAAGTGGGATTACACTGCGCAACAGGACCAAGAACTTGACATAAAGAAGAATGAGCGCCTCTGGCTGCTAGATGACTCCAAAACATGGTGGAGGGTAAGAAATGCAGCCAACAAAACAGGATATGTGCCATCAAATTATGTGGAGAGAAAGAACAGCCTGAAGAAGGGTTCTTTGGTTAAGAACCTGAAAGACACATTGG gcTTGGGTAAAACAAAGCGAAAGACGAGTGCCAGAGATGCCTCACCGACCCCTAGTACTGATGCCGAATACCCATCCAATGGTAGTAGTGCTGATCGGATTTATGACTTGAACATCCCAGCATATGTTAAATTTGCCTACGTagcagagagagaggatgaaCTGTCTCTTGTAAAGGGATCTCGAGTTATTGTTATGGAAAAATGCAGCGACGGCTGGTGGAGGGGGAGCTACAATGGACAAATTGGCTGGTTTCCTTCAAACTATGTAGTAGAGGAAGTTGAAGAAGCAACCGCTGATTCACCAAGTTTTCTGAGTTTGAGGAAGGGAGCATCTATGAGTAATGGCCAAGCCATGAAAGTACTTCATGTTGTTCAGACGTTGTATCCATTCAGTTCTGTCACAGAAGAAGAGCTCAACTTTGAAAAAGGTGAAACCATGGAAGTCATAGAGAAACCTGAAAATGACCCTGAatggtggaaatgtaaaaatgCCCGAGGGCAAATCGGTCTTGTTCCCAAAAACTATGTAGTAATCTTAAGTGATGGCCCTACCATGAACGCTTCCCATCCACCCCAGATAAGCTACACGGGGCCCTCTTCTACAGGACGGTTTGCAGGAAGAGAATGGTATTATGGGAATGTTACTCGGCATCAAGCAGAATGTGCTCTAAATGAGAGAGGAGTAGAAGGGGATTTCCTTGTCAGAGATAGTGAATCTTCG CCCAGTGACTTCTCAGTATCGCTAAAGGCATCAGGGAAGAACAAACATTTCAAGGTGCAGCTGGTGGACAGTGTCTATTGCATTGGGCAGCGTCGATTTAATACTATGGATGAGTTGGTGGAACACTACAAAAAGGCTCCTATCTTCACCAGTGAACATGGGGAAAAGTTATATCTCATCAAAGCACTTCAGTGA